In one window of Streptomyces sp. NBC_01224 DNA:
- a CDS encoding PAS domain-containing protein — MSSRPSRGTARLAAILDALPDGLLLVNCNGTVVNANTIALEMFETPGTALVGRGLLDLLPEFDSKLIPGSMRRPESADDRGRTKPTRMTARRTDGNEYPVEVTSASLEDGQAAYNDFQSSYSGSYTGDELLMLVVRDLSGTVDTEAELARSQRQTEMILRAAAEGVVGTDTDGRVVLVNPAAAQILGFRASDLGGQELHPLILHSRAEGESFPYEESPLADTLRSGRKHRVRGQVLWSKSGAQVPVDLTTAPVRDGDQLVGAVMTFTDRRPYEELSEQHKAEVAELTAGHTAEVTGLTERHSAELADRAERYTAELEAQAEQLAALTARHTQLTAVLGESLRGPLEELRGELSTLAADPAGQLWPEANQILHHLAAGYARMTTLVDNVLGYQRLDAGSEELVKANVLLDSVVTAGIDAAVELIGPGRAQFAVHAPPIEAEVDAARLVTALAHLVADVAGVDSTGKARVVPGGGYVDSTVVVAAAQRGDVVRVEVRGPFAGGDPVHEPIVRGIVRAHGGVLQTHEVPGMSGSAYVLEVPLGAGSGTVMPPAPEPEPEPAPEPMAGQAAPGGGRRRARRASTDAFLESPVGGSEGSGDGDTAAAEPTGRRRARREPAAQGSQETQGAQSAHSPHEIIPAQQSEGSGRRRGRPSPAETGAQHSLPAQLSQLPEQAQGQGQRPGQPAVEQQGPGQALALPAAPAPSEGAVVTAAEGAQGGGGRPQRGQTVPPQGVPAETPMPVPAGGHRARQGGENQLALPSSASASAPAAEGFPQAGDGSASAPQPTGRRARRALAAVQERSAQAEPTGPRTAFALPPADADRTPPAAVDADASLPGRHDAVRLAPDDSHTPPQAHSAASGQRRARRADAPQQAGPAVGQPAEQQPVQSGGWAENGSSGQGPAAPTTPGEQADDRVDGHPGDHPGSRSGGEPERPAAGHTTHTTGTTAVAGTTDATGIAESRPRDIAPVADARRQPLPAEAPMPGGSSDSTQGRAFSVRTLGQGVPFAQHIAHQQNQTLGGAGRRRKLAAPPEGERTPQSAPSQSAAAQGQGPGSGQLLSAPEAEGRAYAIGAPDEGAEGPEPLDGPGGAVEVANRPSPQPVDDELPPEPLDNPRRLLVWPAPDVSTQQALSDRGYRPVIVHSREEVDAQIAAFPAALFVDPLTGPITRKALQSLRQAAVAAEVPVLVTAGLGQASREAAYGADPAVLLKALAPRDSEQHPPRVLLIEEHEEIALALTETLERRGMQVARASTDNEAVALATRMRPNLVVMDLMQVRRRRAGIVDWLRANGQLNRTPLVVYTSADMTGSELPKLSSGEAVLFLAERSTSDEVQSRIVDLLAKIGTN, encoded by the coding sequence GTGAGCAGCAGGCCATCCCGAGGCACTGCTCGCCTCGCAGCCATACTCGATGCACTCCCTGACGGGCTGCTGCTCGTCAACTGCAACGGCACGGTCGTCAACGCCAACACCATCGCGCTGGAAATGTTCGAGACGCCGGGCACCGCGCTCGTCGGGCGCGGGCTCCTCGACCTGCTGCCGGAGTTCGACTCCAAGCTGATTCCGGGGTCGATGCGCCGGCCCGAGTCCGCCGACGACCGCGGCCGTACGAAGCCGACGCGGATGACCGCACGGCGGACCGACGGCAACGAGTACCCGGTCGAGGTCACCAGCGCCAGCCTGGAGGACGGACAGGCCGCGTACAACGACTTCCAGAGCAGTTACAGCGGCAGCTACACGGGTGACGAGCTTCTGATGCTCGTCGTACGGGATCTGTCGGGCACCGTCGACACCGAGGCCGAACTGGCCCGTTCGCAGCGGCAGACCGAGATGATCCTGCGAGCCGCGGCCGAGGGCGTCGTCGGCACGGACACGGACGGCCGGGTCGTCCTGGTCAACCCCGCCGCCGCGCAGATCCTCGGCTTCCGCGCCAGCGATCTGGGTGGCCAGGAACTGCATCCGCTGATCCTGCACTCGCGGGCGGAGGGTGAGTCGTTCCCGTACGAGGAGTCGCCGCTCGCCGACACCCTCAGGTCCGGCCGCAAGCACCGGGTGCGCGGGCAGGTCCTGTGGTCCAAGAGCGGTGCGCAGGTGCCGGTCGACCTGACCACGGCGCCGGTCCGGGACGGGGACCAGCTGGTCGGTGCGGTCATGACGTTCACCGACCGCAGGCCGTACGAGGAGCTCAGCGAGCAGCACAAGGCCGAGGTCGCCGAACTGACCGCGGGCCACACCGCGGAGGTCACCGGACTGACGGAACGGCACAGCGCGGAGCTGGCCGACCGGGCCGAGCGGTACACGGCCGAACTGGAAGCGCAGGCCGAACAGCTGGCGGCGCTCACCGCCCGGCACACCCAGCTCACCGCCGTACTCGGCGAGTCGCTCCGCGGGCCGCTGGAGGAGCTGCGCGGCGAACTCTCCACGCTCGCCGCCGACCCGGCCGGCCAGCTGTGGCCGGAGGCCAACCAGATCCTCCACCACCTGGCCGCGGGCTACGCCCGGATGACGACGCTCGTCGACAATGTGCTCGGCTACCAGCGCCTGGACGCCGGCTCGGAGGAGCTGGTCAAGGCGAACGTGCTGCTCGACTCGGTCGTGACGGCCGGTATCGACGCGGCCGTCGAGCTGATCGGTCCCGGGCGCGCCCAGTTCGCGGTGCACGCGCCCCCGATCGAGGCCGAGGTGGACGCGGCCCGGCTGGTGACCGCGCTCGCCCATCTGGTCGCGGATGTCGCCGGGGTCGACTCGACCGGCAAGGCCCGCGTGGTGCCGGGCGGTGGCTACGTCGACTCGACGGTCGTCGTCGCGGCGGCGCAGCGCGGTGACGTCGTACGGGTCGAGGTGCGCGGGCCGTTCGCCGGGGGAGACCCGGTGCATGAGCCGATCGTGCGCGGGATCGTACGGGCGCACGGCGGCGTGCTCCAGACGCACGAGGTGCCGGGGATGAGCGGCAGCGCGTACGTGCTCGAAGTGCCGTTGGGCGCGGGCTCGGGAACGGTGATGCCACCGGCGCCCGAGCCGGAGCCCGAACCCGCGCCGGAGCCGATGGCCGGTCAGGCCGCTCCGGGCGGCGGGCGGCGACGGGCGCGGCGGGCGTCCACGGACGCGTTCCTGGAAAGCCCTGTGGGCGGCTCCGAGGGGTCCGGGGACGGAGACACCGCGGCGGCCGAGCCGACGGGGCGGCGACGGGCACGTCGTGAGCCCGCGGCACAGGGCTCACAGGAGACGCAGGGTGCGCAGAGCGCGCACAGCCCGCACGAGATCATTCCGGCCCAGCAGAGCGAGGGGTCGGGGCGCAGGCGTGGGCGGCCGAGTCCGGCCGAGACCGGTGCTCAGCATTCACTTCCGGCTCAGCTGTCCCAGTTGCCCGAGCAGGCGCAGGGACAGGGACAGAGGCCTGGGCAGCCTGCTGTCGAGCAGCAGGGGCCGGGGCAGGCATTGGCGCTGCCCGCGGCCCCGGCACCGTCCGAGGGGGCGGTGGTGACGGCGGCCGAGGGCGCGCAGGGTGGCGGTGGCCGTCCGCAGCGTGGGCAGACCGTGCCTCCGCAGGGCGTTCCGGCCGAGACGCCGATGCCGGTGCCTGCGGGTGGCCACCGGGCGCGCCAGGGCGGCGAGAACCAGCTGGCCCTGCCGTCTTCCGCTTCCGCTTCCGCTCCTGCCGCCGAAGGCTTCCCGCAGGCCGGTGACGGTTCGGCGTCGGCGCCTCAGCCGACCGGGCGGCGAGCGCGACGGGCGTTGGCGGCCGTGCAGGAGCGTTCCGCTCAGGCCGAGCCGACCGGGCCTCGTACCGCGTTCGCGCTCCCGCCCGCGGATGCCGACCGGACCCCGCCCGCGGCCGTCGACGCCGACGCCTCGCTGCCCGGACGCCACGACGCCGTACGCCTCGCGCCGGACGACAGCCACACACCGCCCCAGGCGCACTCCGCAGCGAGCGGGCAGCGCCGGGCGCGTCGCGCCGACGCTCCCCAGCAGGCCGGACCGGCCGTCGGGCAGCCTGCGGAGCAGCAGCCCGTGCAGTCCGGCGGCTGGGCGGAGAACGGTTCCTCGGGGCAGGGACCGGCCGCGCCGACCACGCCCGGCGAGCAGGCCGACGACCGGGTCGACGGCCACCCCGGCGATCACCCCGGCAGCCGGTCCGGCGGAGAGCCGGAACGGCCCGCGGCCGGCCACACCACGCACACCACCGGCACCACAGCCGTCGCAGGCACCACCGACGCCACCGGCATCGCGGAGAGCCGTCCGCGGGACATCGCGCCCGTGGCGGACGCGCGCAGGCAGCCGCTGCCCGCGGAGGCACCGATGCCCGGCGGCTCGTCGGACTCGACGCAGGGACGCGCGTTCAGCGTGCGGACGCTCGGGCAGGGTGTGCCGTTCGCCCAGCACATCGCGCACCAGCAGAACCAGACGCTCGGCGGTGCCGGCCGACGCCGTAAGCTCGCCGCCCCGCCGGAGGGCGAGCGCACCCCGCAGTCCGCGCCGTCCCAGTCCGCCGCCGCGCAGGGCCAGGGCCCGGGTTCGGGGCAGTTGCTCTCCGCTCCCGAGGCCGAGGGACGCGCGTACGCCATAGGGGCACCCGACGAGGGGGCCGAGGGGCCGGAGCCGCTGGATGGTCCGGGTGGCGCGGTCGAGGTCGCCAACCGCCCGTCGCCGCAGCCGGTCGACGACGAACTGCCCCCGGAGCCGCTGGACAACCCGCGTCGGCTGCTCGTCTGGCCCGCGCCCGATGTCTCCACCCAGCAGGCACTGAGCGACCGCGGCTACCGGCCGGTGATCGTGCACTCGCGCGAGGAGGTCGACGCCCAGATCGCGGCGTTCCCCGCCGCGCTCTTCGTCGACCCGCTCACCGGTCCCATCACCCGCAAGGCGCTGCAGTCGCTGCGTCAGGCGGCGGTGGCGGCCGAGGTCCCGGTGCTGGTGACGGCCGGTCTGGGGCAGGCCTCGCGGGAGGCCGCATACGGTGCCGACCCGGCCGTGCTCCTCAAGGCGCTCGCTCCGCGCGACAGCGAACAGCATCCGCCGCGCGTGCTGTTGATCGAGGAGCACGAGGAGATCGCGCTGGCGCTGACGGAGACGTTGGAACGCCGCGGCATGCAGGTCGCGCGGGCCTCCACCGACAACGAGGCGGTGGCGCTCGCCACCCGGATGCGGCCCAACCTGGTGGTGATGGACCTGATGCAGGTACGCCGCCGCCGGGCCGGGATCGTCGACTGGCTGCGTGCCAACGGCCAGTTGAACCGAACCCCGCTGGTCGTCTACACCTCCGCCGACATGACCGGGTCGGAACTGCCGAAGCTCAGCTCGGGCGAGGCCGTCCTCTTCCTGGCCGAGCGCTCCACCAGCGACGAGGTGCAGTCGCGCATCGTCGACCTGCTCGCGAAGATCGGCACGAACTGA
- a CDS encoding DUF2797 domain-containing protein, producing MGWQCTGLRWPNAQGSPVLGWRRGGAVRVSVLSYGTELGFRAVGERCCVGARGNACPVKAVVSGRSAGARCPECARLDRAHSVAADTIADDPRTYRVYLAWFGPGMVKVGITAEEREAARLREQGAVVFSWLGRGPLMAARRTEELLRSALGVPDRIPYARKRAVRAVLPGVAERRAEVAQLYGRAAALEGAGWPQSLERLPFEAVDHAGLFGLDGAVEVAWAVTELVDGGVVAGRLVAAAGPDLHLETVKDGVVVLDTRLMTGWELTGADARAGVGVPVADIGGGGVQGGLF from the coding sequence ATGGGGTGGCAGTGCACCGGGCTGCGATGGCCCAACGCGCAGGGGTCGCCCGTGCTGGGGTGGCGTCGGGGCGGGGCCGTTCGGGTGAGTGTGCTGTCCTACGGGACGGAGCTCGGCTTCCGGGCCGTGGGGGAGCGATGCTGCGTCGGGGCGCGAGGGAATGCGTGTCCGGTGAAGGCCGTGGTGTCGGGGCGCAGCGCGGGGGCACGGTGTCCTGAGTGCGCGCGGCTGGACCGGGCGCACTCGGTGGCCGCTGACACGATCGCCGATGACCCCCGGACGTACCGCGTGTATCTCGCCTGGTTCGGGCCGGGGATGGTGAAGGTCGGGATCACCGCCGAGGAGCGGGAGGCGGCGCGGCTGCGGGAGCAGGGGGCCGTGGTGTTCAGCTGGCTGGGGCGGGGGCCGTTGATGGCGGCGCGGCGGACCGAGGAACTGCTGCGGTCGGCGCTCGGGGTGCCGGACCGGATTCCGTACGCCAGGAAACGGGCCGTGCGCGCGGTGCTGCCGGGGGTGGCGGAGCGGCGGGCCGAGGTGGCGCAGCTCTACGGGCGGGCCGCGGCGCTGGAGGGGGCCGGGTGGCCGCAGTCGCTGGAGCGGTTGCCCTTCGAGGCGGTCGATCATGCCGGGCTGTTCGGTCTTGACGGCGCGGTCGAGGTGGCGTGGGCGGTCACCGAGCTGGTCGACGGGGGCGTGGTCGCGGGGCGGCTGGTGGCGGCGGCGGGGCCCGATCTGCATCTGGAGACGGTGAAGGACGGGGTCGTGGTGCTCGACACCCGGCTGATGACCGGGTGGGAGCTGACGGGCGCCGACGCGCGGGCAGGGGTGGGCGTGCCGGTGGCCGACATCGGGGGTGGTGGCGTCCAGGGCGGGCTGTTCTGA
- a CDS encoding amidohydrolase family protein, with protein sequence MSGDADDVVRFWERLGLPGIIDVHTHFMPERVLRKVWAYFDSAGPLTGMEWPIEYRHDEDERLALLRSFGVLRFTSMLYPHKTDMAAWLNGWAADFARRVPDCLHTATFFPEEGVERYVREAVEAGARVFKSHLQVGAYDANDLLLEPVWGLLAEAGVPVVMHCGSGPAPGKYTGPEPVGRLLARHPRLRLIVAHMGMPEYTEFLTLAETYPEVRLDTTMAFTDFTEDFTPFPVAERGRLAALGDRILLGTDFPNIPYPYAHQLHALERLELGDDWLRAVCHGNASVLFTVD encoded by the coding sequence ATGAGTGGTGACGCCGACGACGTCGTGCGGTTCTGGGAACGGCTGGGGCTGCCCGGGATCATCGATGTCCATACGCACTTCATGCCGGAGCGGGTGCTCCGCAAGGTCTGGGCGTACTTCGACTCCGCGGGGCCGCTGACCGGGATGGAGTGGCCGATCGAATACCGGCACGACGAGGACGAACGCCTCGCGCTGCTGCGCTCGTTCGGAGTGCTCCGGTTCACCTCGATGCTCTACCCGCACAAGACCGACATGGCGGCCTGGCTGAACGGCTGGGCGGCCGACTTCGCGCGCCGGGTGCCGGACTGTCTGCACACCGCGACGTTCTTCCCGGAGGAGGGCGTGGAGCGGTACGTACGAGAGGCCGTGGAGGCGGGGGCTCGGGTCTTCAAGTCGCACCTTCAGGTCGGCGCGTACGACGCCAACGACCTGCTGCTGGAGCCGGTGTGGGGGCTGCTCGCGGAGGCCGGGGTTCCGGTGGTGATGCACTGCGGCTCCGGGCCGGCGCCCGGCAAGTACACGGGACCCGAACCGGTCGGCCGGCTGCTCGCCCGGCATCCGCGGCTGCGGCTGATCGTGGCGCACATGGGGATGCCGGAGTACACGGAGTTCCTGACGCTGGCGGAGACGTACCCGGAGGTACGGCTCGATACGACGATGGCGTTCACGGACTTCACGGAGGACTTCACGCCGTTCCCGGTGGCAGAGCGGGGGCGGCTCGCGGCGCTCGGGGACCGGATCCTGCTGGGGACGGACTTCCCGAACATCCCGTATCCGTACGCGCATCAGCTGCACGCTCTGGAACGGCTGGAGCTGGGGGACGACTGGCTGCGCGCGGTCTGCCACGGGAACGCGAGCGTGTTGTTCACCGTGGACTGA
- a CDS encoding HAMP domain-containing sensor histidine kinase, with translation MSRWRGPWTLRTRLVVSAVALIAVVAAVIGSVTTIAYRSYMYGKLDDQLRSIAIRASKPPLGAGGPRPGGAQQSDDPLAFVDARGLPVGAFGAVLSDGSVTDSRVVVESTTTPGPGTEDSGQPMTGAQQSALEAADTPVGGGAQSIDLPGLGSNRVKAVAGPQGTTILVGIPAAEVSSALTTLITVEVCVTGAGLIAAGIAGAAMVGVALRPLRRVAATATRVSELPLHSGEVALLERVPEAEADPRTEVGQVGAALNRMLGHVGSALEVRQESEMRVRQFVADASHELRTPLASIRGYAELTRRGREETGPDTRHALGRIESEAERMTGMVEDLLLLARLDAGRPLSHESTDLSPVVVDAVSDARAAGQGDHHWRLELPDEPATVYGDPTRLHQVLVNLLANARTHTPPGTTVTVRVRAAAGHPWVTLEVQDNGPGIPPELLPHVFERFARGDASRSRHAGSTGLGLAIVQAVVAAHGGRVEVASVPGHTVFAVHLPTLPAVAPHSQQGDRLSTSA, from the coding sequence GTGAGCCGGTGGCGGGGGCCGTGGACGCTGCGGACCCGGCTCGTGGTCTCGGCGGTGGCGCTGATCGCCGTGGTCGCCGCGGTCATCGGCTCGGTCACCACCATCGCCTACCGCAGCTATATGTACGGCAAGCTCGACGATCAGCTGCGATCCATCGCCATCCGGGCCTCCAAGCCGCCCCTCGGCGCCGGGGGGCCGAGGCCCGGCGGTGCACAGCAGAGCGACGACCCGCTGGCCTTCGTCGACGCGCGCGGGCTGCCCGTCGGCGCCTTCGGGGCCGTTCTGTCGGACGGCTCGGTCACCGACTCGAGGGTGGTCGTGGAGAGCACCACCACGCCGGGACCGGGGACCGAGGACAGCGGGCAGCCGATGACCGGCGCCCAGCAGAGCGCCCTGGAGGCGGCGGACACCCCTGTCGGGGGCGGGGCGCAAAGCATCGACCTGCCCGGACTCGGCTCCAACCGGGTGAAGGCCGTCGCGGGCCCGCAGGGGACGACGATCCTCGTCGGCATCCCCGCCGCCGAGGTGAGCTCCGCCCTCACCACCCTGATCACCGTCGAGGTCTGTGTCACCGGGGCCGGTCTGATCGCGGCCGGTATCGCGGGCGCCGCCATGGTCGGTGTCGCGCTGCGGCCGTTGCGCCGGGTCGCCGCGACCGCGACCCGGGTCTCCGAACTTCCTTTGCACAGCGGCGAGGTGGCTCTCCTGGAGCGGGTCCCCGAGGCCGAGGCCGATCCGCGGACCGAGGTCGGGCAGGTGGGCGCGGCGCTCAACCGGATGCTGGGCCATGTCGGTTCGGCGCTGGAGGTGCGGCAGGAGAGCGAGATGCGGGTACGTCAGTTCGTCGCGGACGCCAGCCATGAGCTGCGCACCCCGCTGGCCTCGATCCGCGGATACGCCGAACTGACCCGGCGCGGCCGCGAGGAGACCGGCCCCGACACCCGGCATGCCCTGGGACGGATCGAGTCCGAGGCGGAGCGGATGACGGGCATGGTGGAGGATCTGCTGCTGCTCGCCCGCCTTGATGCCGGGCGCCCGCTGAGTCACGAGAGCACCGATCTCTCGCCGGTCGTCGTCGACGCGGTGAGTGATGCCCGCGCCGCCGGGCAGGGAGATCACCACTGGCGCCTCGAACTGCCGGACGAGCCCGCGACCGTGTACGGCGATCCGACCCGGCTCCATCAGGTACTGGTCAATCTGCTGGCGAACGCCCGTACGCACACCCCGCCCGGCACCACCGTCACCGTGCGGGTGCGTGCCGCGGCCGGCCACCCCTGGGTGACGCTGGAGGTCCAGGACAACGGGCCCGGCATTCCGCCGGAGCTGCTGCCGCATGTCTTCGAACGGTTCGCGCGCGGTGATGCCTCGCGCTCCCGACACGCGGGTTCCACCGGGCTCGGTCTCGCCATCGTGCAGGCCGTCGTCGCCGCGCACGGCGGCCGGGTGGAGGTGGCCTCG
- a CDS encoding SSI family serine proteinase inhibitor: MLRRLALTVVVSLAALSAAAPGATAATAPLPLPLPLLHADDARTRLMVTVSGTGDPAAEGVFELKCGPAGGSHPAAQQACDRLDELAAEGADPFAPVPGDAMCTQQFGGPATARVTGTWRGRSIDTAFERTNGCAISRWNGLRPVLPNVR; this comes from the coding sequence ATGTTGCGTCGCCTCGCCCTCACCGTCGTCGTGTCTCTCGCCGCGCTGTCCGCCGCCGCGCCGGGTGCGACCGCGGCCACCGCCCCCCTCCCGCTGCCGCTGCCCCTGCTGCACGCCGACGACGCCCGTACCCGATTGATGGTGACGGTCTCGGGCACGGGAGATCCTGCGGCCGAGGGCGTCTTCGAGCTGAAGTGCGGGCCGGCGGGCGGCAGCCACCCGGCGGCGCAGCAGGCCTGCGACCGGCTGGACGAGCTGGCCGCCGAGGGCGCGGACCCGTTCGCCCCGGTGCCCGGGGACGCGATGTGCACCCAGCAGTTCGGGGGTCCGGCCACCGCCCGGGTCACCGGGACCTGGCGGGGCAGGAGCATCGACACGGCCTTCGAACGGACCAACGGCTGCGCGATTTCGCGCTGGAACGGGCTGCGGCCGGTGCTCCCCAACGTCCGATGA
- a CDS encoding response regulator transcription factor: MTTTSPQGRTELRRADRSPVRVLVVDDEAPLAELLSMALRYEGWEVRSAGDGAGAVRMARDFRPDAVILDVMLPDTDGFAVLGRLRRELSEVPVLFLTARDAVEDRIAGLTAGGDDYVTKPFSLEEVVARLRGLIRRSGTAAVRSESTLVVGDLMLDEDSHEVSRGETSIHLTATEFELLRFLMRNPRRVLSKAQILDRVWNYDFGGQANVVELYISYLRKKIDAGRSPMIHTRRGAGYLIKPGE; the protein is encoded by the coding sequence ATGACGACGACCTCGCCCCAGGGGCGTACCGAACTGCGCAGGGCGGACCGCAGCCCCGTCCGTGTGCTGGTGGTGGACGACGAGGCTCCGCTCGCCGAGCTGCTCTCCATGGCCCTGCGTTACGAGGGCTGGGAGGTGCGCAGCGCCGGGGACGGTGCCGGTGCCGTGCGGATGGCGCGCGACTTCCGGCCCGATGCGGTGATCCTCGATGTGATGCTGCCCGACACGGACGGGTTCGCCGTACTCGGCAGACTGAGGCGGGAGCTCTCCGAGGTCCCCGTGCTGTTCCTGACCGCGCGCGACGCGGTGGAGGACCGGATCGCCGGGCTCACGGCGGGCGGCGACGACTACGTCACCAAGCCGTTCAGCCTGGAGGAGGTCGTGGCGCGGCTGCGCGGGCTGATCCGGCGGTCCGGCACGGCGGCCGTACGCAGCGAGTCGACGCTCGTCGTCGGCGATCTGATGCTCGACGAGGACAGCCATGAGGTGAGCCGGGGCGAAACGTCCATCCACCTCACGGCGACCGAGTTCGAGCTGCTGCGCTTCCTGATGCGCAATCCGCGGCGGGTGCTGAGCAAGGCGCAGATCCTGGACCGGGTGTGGAACTACGACTTCGGCGGGCAGGCGAACGTCGTCGAGCTGTACATCTCGTATCTGCGCAAGAAGATCGACGCCGGGCGGTCGCCGATGATCCACACCCGGCGCGGGGCGGGATACCTCATCAAGCCCGGTGAGTAG